Genomic DNA from Amycolatopsis alba DSM 44262:
GCGCTGCATCAAGATCGCGGTCGACGAGGAGAAGATCGGGGAGCCCTACCGCGGGCAGCTGTGGGCGTATCTGGAGATGGCCGCCAACAGCATGATGAACAGTTTCGTGTGATGGAGCGCGACGTGACCTGGTGGGACCACGCGGTCTTCTACCAGGTCTACGTACGCTCGTTCGCCGATTCCGACGGGGACGGCGTCGGTGACCTCGAAGGCATCCGCGGCAAGCTCGGTTACCTGGAGCTGCTCGGGGTCGACGCGCTGTGGCTGACGCCGTTCTACCGCTCCCCCATGGCCGACCACGGCTACGACATCGCCGACCCGCGCGACGTCGACCCGATGTTCGGCACCCTCGGTGACTTCGACGTGCTGCTGACCGAGGCGCACAAACGCGGCATCAAGGTCACCATCGACGTCGTCCCCAACCACACCAGCAACACCCACGCCTGGTTCAAATCGGCGATGGCGGCGCCCCCGCGGAGCCCGGAGCGGGATCGCTACATCTTCCGCGACGGGCTGGGCCCGCGCGGCGACGAGCCGCCGAACAACTGGGTCAGCGCGTTCGGCGGGCCGGCGTGGACCCGTGTCCCGGACGGCCAGTGGTACCTGCACCTGTTCTCGCCGCAGCAGCCGGATCTGAACTGGGCCAACCACGAGGTCGCCGCGGATCTGGAGCGGACCCTGCGGTTCTGGCTGGACCACGGGGTGGACGGTTTCCGCGTCGACGTCGCGCACGGCATGGCGAAACCGCCGGGCCTGCCGGACATGGACCCTCGGGTGAACGCGATGGGGCCGAGCGAGTTCTACGACCCGCGGTTCGACAACGACCGTGTCCACGAGATCCACCAGATGATCCGCAAGGTGCTCGACGAGTACCCCGGCGCCATGGCCGTCGGCGAGATCTGGGTGACCGACGAGGAACGTCTCGCGCGCTATCTGCGCCCGGACGAACTGCATCTGGCGTTCAATTTCCGGCTCGTGCTCACGCATTTCGACGCGGACGCGCTGCGGACGGCCATCGAGCGGTCCCTGGCGGTGCCGAAAGCGGCCGGGGCACCCGCCACCTGGACGCTGGGCAACCACGACGTCTGGCGGCAGGTCAGCCGGTACGGCGGCGGTGAACGCGGCGTCCGGCGCGCGCGGGCGATGGCGCTGGTCGAACTCGCGCTGCCGGGGACGGTCTATCTGTACAACGGCGAGGAACTGGGACTCGGCAACGTCGACATCCCGCCCGACGCGGTCGCGGACCCGCGCGCCAAGACCTCCGGTGCCGAGTTCGGCCGGGACGCGTCACGGGTGCCGCTGCCGTGGGAGGGCGACCTGCCGCCGTTCGGCTTCTCGCGGAATCCGCGGCCTTGGCTGCCGATGCCCGCCTCGTGGGCTTCGGTGACCGTCGAGGCCCAGTTGGAGGATCCGGCGTCGACGCTGTCGCTGTACCGGCGGGCGATCGAGATCCGTAAGTCGCACAAGGCTTTCGGCGGGGACCAGCTCGAATGGTACGGCGCCCCGGCCGGCTGTTTCGCGTTCCGGCGGCGAGGCGGCGGGCTGGTCTGCGCGCTGAACACGTCGGCGAGCCCGATCGCGCTGCCGCCGGGTGAGGTGCTGCTGTCGAGCGTTCCCCTGGTGAACGGGAAACTGCCGCCGGACGCCGCGGCCTGGCTCGTCTGAGCCGGTCCGTCGTGCGCCACGGGTCGTGAGTGGCGTTTCGGGTTCTAACCCGAAACGCCACTCACGAGGGGCCTTAGTTCACCACGATGTAGTAGTCACGGCCGAGTGCCGACCGCTTGCCGTCGGCGGTCCGGCTGTAGACCTGGATCGGGTAGAAGCCCGAAGCGGCAGGGGTGAACGTGAAGCTCGCCTTGCCGTCGGCCCCGGCCGGGACCACGGTCGGCTCGCTCCACTCCTCGTTGAAGTAGTAGACGTACTCGACGACGCCCGGCGTGCGCGGGGTCAGGTGGAAGACGCCGGCGACGCCGGGTCCGCCGCTGCCCTGGGAGTCCGGGTAGTCGGTGCTCGCCACCAGCGGGGCGTCACTGGCCCGGTACGTCGTCGCGGCGGTACCGGACTTCAGTCCCGCGCCGGTCGTGCTCCACACCTCGATCCGGTGAGAGCCCAGGTCTGCGGTGACGATGTTCGCGGTCGTGGCACCCGCCGAAGCCGCGATGGTGGTCTCCGGCCCGCTGTCGATCCGGTAGGTGTAGGAGACGACATCGGCGATGCCCGGTGTGAAGCGGAACTCGGCGGGCACTCCGACGCCGGTTTCCCATGGGCCCTTGATCACGGGCTCCGTCGACTTCACATAGAAGTGGTGGACGTGCTGAGGCGACCGGTTGCCCGCGCTGTCGACGCTCACCACGTAAAGATCGTTCGGACCGGACGTCTGCGGCGTATAAGAGACCGTCGCGGTCCCGCCGGGGTGGTTCGCCGCCACGTAGGTGCCCGCCGGATCGGTGTTCCCGTAAGAGAACCCGACGACCGCGCTGTCCCCGTTGGCGTCGAAGGTGAACGAGCCCGGCATTCCGGCGCCGGGGTGCCAGGCACCGTCGTCCGGGTACTCGGCCGAAGTCACGGTGGGCTCGGCGATCAGGGAAGTGGCGCTCGCCTGGGCCGGTGCGGCGCTGAACGCCACCACCCCGACGGCAAGGAGCGCGGTGAATCTCTGACGAATTCTCATGTGAACCCCCAGGTGATCTTGCTGTCAGGTACAGCTAAGCACAAGAAAACGGTCCGTTCCCCGCGAATTTCGCGGGGAACGGACCATTCAGGGCATTACCCGGATCAGTTGAAGCCGGGGTGCAGCTTGTACTGCGTCTGGGCGTTGAACTGGTTCTGCCGGACGAGCTTCGCCGGGAAGGTCCGCCAGTCGTTGAGGTCCAGGACGTCCAGGCCCTTCACGATGTCGGACGAGAAGATGTGGCCGTTGTACCAGTACGCCGACCACGTCCCGCCGCCGACGAGCTTCTCGTTCGAGAGCGGGCCACGCTCCCAGTACGCGATCTCCTTCGGCTTCGTCGAGTCGGTGAAGTCCCACACCGAGATGCCGCCCTGGTACCAGGACTGGACCATGATGTCCTTGCCCGGCACCGGGATCAGCGAACCGTTGTGCGCCACACAGTTCTCGGTCTCGGACTGCAACCGCGGGATCTTGTAGTAGCTGCGGAACTCCAGCTTGCGGTTGTCGCCGCGGCCGGTGATCTCGTAGATGCCGTTGGCGCCGCGGGTGGAGCCGAACTTCTCCAGGCAGGTCGCCATCCCGCCGCCGCCGAGCTCGTCGGTGAAGACGACCTTGGTGGCGTCGTTGTTGAAGGTGGCGCTGTGCCAG
This window encodes:
- a CDS encoding glycoside hydrolase family 13 protein produces the protein MERDVTWWDHAVFYQVYVRSFADSDGDGVGDLEGIRGKLGYLELLGVDALWLTPFYRSPMADHGYDIADPRDVDPMFGTLGDFDVLLTEAHKRGIKVTIDVVPNHTSNTHAWFKSAMAAPPRSPERDRYIFRDGLGPRGDEPPNNWVSAFGGPAWTRVPDGQWYLHLFSPQQPDLNWANHEVAADLERTLRFWLDHGVDGFRVDVAHGMAKPPGLPDMDPRVNAMGPSEFYDPRFDNDRVHEIHQMIRKVLDEYPGAMAVGEIWVTDEERLARYLRPDELHLAFNFRLVLTHFDADALRTAIERSLAVPKAAGAPATWTLGNHDVWRQVSRYGGGERGVRRARAMALVELALPGTVYLYNGEELGLGNVDIPPDAVADPRAKTSGAEFGRDASRVPLPWEGDLPPFGFSRNPRPWLPMPASWASVTVEAQLEDPASTLSLYRRAIEIRKSHKAFGGDQLEWYGAPAGCFAFRRRGGGLVCALNTSASPIALPPGEVLLSSVPLVNGKLPPDAAAWLV